A DNA window from Geoalkalibacter sp. contains the following coding sequences:
- a CDS encoding DMT family transporter has protein sequence MWLFLALLTALFESGKDVFGKQGLGAGADPYVMAWAWRLLALPFLLPLLPLALPATLGPHFWPALLAGAALNILAAVLYMKAIAEGELSLSVPLISFTPLFLLLTSPLLLREIPGTSGILGVLLIVAGAYLLNIGQWRRGWREPIRALLRQRSARLMLAVALIWSVSANIDKIGLLNSSPLLWAIAINAAIALGMLPLMVVRRSLGRPSSALPWRSLLLVGLCGGLATLCQMAAISLAQVPYVIAVKRLSILFTTLAGLFLLGERGLRERLAGTLVMLAGVLVLALA, from the coding sequence ATGTGGTTGTTCCTTGCCCTGCTCACCGCCCTGTTCGAGTCGGGCAAGGACGTTTTCGGCAAGCAGGGCCTAGGCGCCGGAGCCGATCCCTATGTGATGGCCTGGGCCTGGCGACTGCTGGCCCTGCCCTTTCTCCTGCCGCTGCTGCCCCTCGCCTTGCCCGCGACCCTCGGCCCCCATTTCTGGCCGGCCCTGCTCGCCGGCGCCGCCCTCAACATCCTCGCGGCGGTTCTCTACATGAAGGCCATCGCCGAGGGCGAGTTGTCCCTGAGCGTACCCCTGATCAGCTTCACGCCCCTGTTCCTGCTGCTCACCTCGCCCCTGCTGCTCCGGGAAATCCCTGGGACGAGCGGCATCCTCGGGGTGCTGCTGATCGTCGCCGGGGCCTATCTGCTCAACATCGGCCAATGGCGCCGGGGCTGGCGTGAACCCATTCGCGCCCTGCTGCGCCAGCGCAGCGCGCGCCTCATGCTGGCGGTGGCCCTGATCTGGAGCGTTTCGGCCAACATCGACAAGATCGGCCTGCTCAACTCCTCGCCCCTGCTCTGGGCCATCGCCATCAACGCGGCCATCGCCCTGGGCATGCTGCCCCTGATGGTCGTGCGCCGGAGCCTGGGGCGCCCTTCATCGGCCCTTCCCTGGAGATCCCTGCTGCTGGTGGGATTGTGCGGCGGACTCGCCACCCTCTGCCAGATGGCGGCCATCAGCCTCGCGCAGGTGCCCTATGTGATCGCCGTCAAGCGCCTGAGCATCCTCTTCACCACCCTCGCCGGCCTTTTCCTGCTCGGCGAACGGGGTCTGCGCGAACGGCTCGCCGGAACCCTGGTGATGCTCGCCGGAGTGCTGGTGCTGGCCCTCGCCTGA
- a CDS encoding twin-arginine translocase TatA/TatE family subunit, giving the protein MFGIGMPELLLILAVALIVIGPKKLPDIARALGRGLAEFRRATDDLKHSINVESQVADTRERLLREGKIQPPGAAAPDPTSVKAEEAPTSAPSPAGTPPEGITPGPVAYPPDPPQADSVAQEPRERRHDG; this is encoded by the coding sequence ATGTTCGGAATCGGCATGCCCGAGCTCTTGCTCATTCTCGCCGTGGCCCTGATCGTCATCGGTCCGAAAAAACTGCCGGACATCGCTCGCGCCCTGGGGCGGGGGCTGGCCGAATTCCGCCGTGCCACCGATGACCTCAAGCACTCCATCAACGTCGAGTCCCAGGTCGCCGACACCCGCGAGCGCCTGTTGCGCGAAGGCAAGATTCAGCCGCCCGGCGCCGCCGCGCCGGACCCGACGTCCGTGAAGGCCGAAGAGGCGCCGACGTCCGCCCCATCCCCCGCCGGAACCCCGCCCGAGGGGATTACTCCCGGTCCCGTCGCCTATCCCCCGGACCCGCCGCAAGCAGATTCCGTCGCCCAGGAGCCCAGGGAGCGCCGTCATGACGGATAA
- a CDS encoding ABC transporter permease: MNGPIAPPSWAPWRPFVTLLRREVWRFCKVAGQTLLTPIITASLYLFVFGATLGERIQVLEGFSYAQFVVPGLILMGVINNAFANASSSLFVARYIGNILDILVTPISPAQFILAYTLASMLRGLLVGAAVWAISLFFAELPWHSPLAALVMAALASFLFAQFGLIAALYANTFDALSMFSNFFILPLIYLGGVFYPISILPPLWEGLSRLNPLFYLIDGFRHALLGVGDTSLASAFAAALLMAAALFGWAALLIARGYKLRS; encoded by the coding sequence ATGAACGGGCCCATCGCGCCGCCCTCCTGGGCGCCCTGGCGACCCTTCGTCACCTTGCTGCGGCGCGAGGTGTGGCGTTTCTGCAAGGTCGCCGGGCAGACGCTGCTCACGCCCATCATCACCGCCTCGCTGTATCTGTTCGTGTTCGGCGCGACCCTCGGCGAGCGCATTCAGGTGCTCGAAGGGTTCAGCTATGCCCAGTTCGTCGTGCCGGGGCTGATCCTCATGGGGGTGATCAACAACGCCTTCGCCAATGCCTCCTCGTCGCTGTTCGTCGCCCGCTACATCGGCAACATCCTCGACATCCTGGTGACACCCATTTCCCCGGCCCAGTTCATACTCGCCTACACCCTGGCCTCCATGCTGCGCGGCCTGCTGGTGGGCGCGGCGGTCTGGGCGATTTCCCTCTTCTTTGCCGAGCTGCCCTGGCATTCGCCCCTGGCGGCCCTCGTCATGGCGGCCCTGGCGAGCTTTCTCTTCGCCCAGTTCGGCCTGATCGCCGCTCTTTACGCCAACACCTTCGATGCCCTGTCCATGTTCAGCAACTTTTTCATCCTGCCCCTGATCTATCTGGGGGGCGTGTTTTATCCCATCTCCATCCTGCCGCCCCTCTGGGAGGGGCTCTCCCGCCTCAATCCCCTGTTCTACCTCATCGACGGTTTTCGTCATGCCCTGCTCGGCGTCGGCGACACCAGCCTGGCGAGCGCCTTCGCCGCGGCGTTGCTCATGGCGGCGGCCCTGTTCGGCTGGGCGGCGCTGCTCATTGCGCGCGGCTACAAGCTGCGCTCCTGA
- a CDS encoding ABC transporter ATP-binding protein encodes MVHAALAISSVRKSFGAEIAVRDLSLDIAPGEIFGLLGPNGAGKSTTINLVAGVSRPDAGEIRIFGHDNRRDYRLTRRLTGVMHQEIVIDNFFTIEQALKIHSGYYGVADDPVWRRVLIERLGLGPHLKKSMNKLSGGLKRRFMVAKALIHKPRLLILDEPTAGVDVELRRTLWEFVREINRDGTTVLLTTHYLEEAEAMCGRIAIMNHGRLIALEPTRELLARLDGRRLVLNLAGDPRPLPSGLVARGAQWDAAASCLTLPLAPEQAAVDLLEQLRPYGLPIRDLEVKRAGLEDVFLELTGTGGGAA; translated from the coding sequence ATGGTTCACGCCGCCCTCGCCATCTCCTCGGTTCGAAAAAGCTTCGGTGCCGAAATCGCGGTGCGGGATCTGTCCCTGGACATCGCGCCGGGGGAGATCTTCGGCCTGCTCGGGCCCAACGGCGCCGGAAAGAGCACCACCATCAACCTGGTGGCCGGCGTCAGCCGTCCCGATGCCGGCGAGATTCGCATCTTCGGGCATGACAACCGCCGCGACTACCGTCTGACGCGGCGTCTCACCGGGGTCATGCACCAGGAAATCGTCATCGACAACTTCTTCACCATCGAGCAGGCCCTCAAGATTCATTCCGGCTACTACGGCGTCGCCGATGATCCCGTCTGGCGCCGGGTGCTCATCGAGCGTCTAGGTCTGGGCCCCCATCTCAAAAAATCCATGAACAAACTCTCCGGCGGGCTCAAACGGCGCTTCATGGTCGCCAAGGCGCTGATCCACAAGCCGCGCCTGCTGATTCTCGACGAGCCGACGGCGGGCGTGGACGTGGAACTGCGACGCACCCTGTGGGAATTCGTGCGGGAAATCAACCGCGACGGCACCACGGTGCTGCTCACCACCCACTATCTCGAAGAAGCCGAGGCGATGTGCGGGCGCATCGCCATCATGAATCACGGCCGCCTCATCGCCCTGGAGCCGACCCGCGAGCTGCTCGCCCGGCTGGACGGGCGGCGTCTGGTGCTCAATCTGGCGGGCGATCCCCGACCGCTGCCCTCAGGCCTTGTCGCCCGGGGAGCGCAGTGGGACGCGGCGGCCTCCTGCTTGACCCTGCCTCTGGCGCCGGAGCAGGCCGCCGTGGACCTGCTGGAGCAGTTGCGGCCCTATGGCCTGCCGATCCGCGATCTGGAGGTCAAGCGCGCGGGCCTTGAGGACGTGTTTCTCGAACTGACCGGCACCGGCGGGGGGGCGGCATGA
- the tatC gene encoding twin-arginine translocase subunit TatC, with amino-acid sequence MTDKGAAGEELPFTAHLEELRKRLIIAAGAWLVGFLACYGFAERIFAYIAAPVKQALPEGSSLVFITATEPFFTYLKVGAVAGLLLALPVILWQIWMFVAPGLYAHEKRFAVPFVLASFLCFLGGTYFGFFHVFPNIFTFLIKFGTGAGDIEAMLSMGAYLSISTKLLLAFGLVFELPIVMFFLGRMGVVDSLWMRRNRKYALLLAFVLGAVLTPPDVVSQTALALPFAILYELSIWIVRFTGKRRAEDVADEDEEAPASDASA; translated from the coding sequence ATGACGGATAAGGGCGCCGCGGGCGAGGAGTTGCCTTTTACCGCCCACCTGGAGGAATTGCGCAAACGTCTGATCATCGCGGCGGGCGCCTGGCTGGTGGGCTTTCTGGCCTGCTACGGCTTTGCCGAGCGGATTTTTGCCTACATCGCCGCGCCGGTCAAGCAGGCGTTGCCCGAGGGCAGCTCCCTGGTATTCATCACCGCCACCGAACCTTTTTTCACCTACCTCAAGGTCGGTGCCGTCGCCGGGCTGCTGCTGGCGCTGCCGGTGATTCTCTGGCAGATCTGGATGTTCGTCGCCCCCGGGCTCTACGCCCATGAAAAACGCTTCGCCGTACCCTTCGTCCTGGCCAGCTTCCTGTGCTTTCTGGGCGGCACCTATTTCGGATTTTTTCACGTCTTTCCCAATATCTTCACCTTCCTCATCAAATTCGGCACGGGCGCGGGCGACATCGAGGCGATGCTCTCCATGGGCGCTTACCTGAGTATTTCCACCAAGCTGCTGCTGGCCTTCGGCCTGGTGTTCGAGCTGCCCATCGTCATGTTTTTCCTCGGGCGCATGGGGGTGGTCGACTCCCTGTGGATGCGCAGGAACCGCAAGTACGCCCTGCTGCTGGCCTTCGTGCTGGGGGCGGTGCTCACCCCGCCCGACGTGGTCTCCCAAACCGCCCTGGCCCTGCCCTTCGCCATCCTCTATGAACTGAGCATCTGGATCGTGCGCTTTACCGGCAAGCGCCGCGCCGAGGATGTGGCGGACGAGGACGAGGAGGCGCCCGCCTCCGACGCCTCGGCCTGA
- a CDS encoding GntR family transcriptional regulator encodes MKKKPIERHQTLREKILETIRDAILRGVLKPGEKVAEPELAERFGISRTPIREAFRQLESEGYLTVIPRKGAVVTALSERDVKEFYAIKAILEGYAARIAAKNLSDKEIERLEAINQRLQQLADEGDVKAFYRTHNEFHELFIRAAGNQKLAELINQLVIKFNRPRMASLSLPGRMQISVNEHSRLLEAFKNRNGEQADNLVRKTASLGGQLLIQSMAQEEGRAVDAAQLDQVVDV; translated from the coding sequence GTGAAGAAAAAACCCATCGAACGCCATCAGACCCTGCGCGAAAAGATTCTCGAAACCATTCGTGACGCGATTCTGCGGGGCGTGCTCAAACCGGGGGAAAAGGTCGCCGAACCGGAACTCGCCGAACGTTTCGGCATCAGCCGCACTCCGATCCGCGAAGCTTTCCGACAGCTGGAATCCGAGGGCTATCTGACCGTCATTCCCCGCAAGGGGGCGGTGGTGACCGCCCTTTCGGAGCGCGACGTCAAGGAATTTTACGCCATCAAGGCGATTCTCGAAGGCTATGCCGCGCGCATCGCGGCGAAAAATCTCTCCGACAAGGAAATCGAGCGCCTGGAGGCCATCAATCAGCGCCTGCAGCAACTGGCCGACGAGGGCGACGTCAAGGCGTTCTACCGCACCCATAACGAATTTCACGAGCTGTTCATCCGCGCCGCGGGCAACCAGAAACTGGCCGAGCTCATCAACCAGCTGGTGATCAAGTTCAACCGTCCGCGCATGGCGTCCCTGTCCCTGCCCGGACGCATGCAGATCTCGGTCAACGAGCATTCGCGGCTGCTCGAGGCCTTCAAAAACCGCAACGGCGAGCAGGCCGACAACCTGGTGCGCAAGACGGCGAGCCTCGGCGGGCAGTTGCTGATCCAGAGCATGGCCCAGGAGGAAGGTCGCGCGGTCGACGCCGCTCAACTCGATCAGGTGGTCGATGTCTGA
- a CDS encoding YfaZ family outer membrane protein produces the protein MILRILLVLALCFTATLAAADSIDIGFNDESFQLTYERPLTRDDYGSTLANARFLYNGDESTTLGSLGLDFVGMPGNAPGLELGVGTKAYAGSADHSTDFINLALGLRGAYAPPQLWGLGLAGRLYYAPKIFSFRDSERLLESEVRLTYAVLPKVKLYVGYQNLRLKEDRRKENWTIDDALRIGFVGSF, from the coding sequence ATGATTTTGCGCATTCTTCTGGTGTTGGCCTTGTGCTTCACCGCGACCCTCGCCGCCGCCGACTCCATAGACATCGGCTTCAACGACGAGAGCTTCCAGCTCACCTACGAGCGCCCCCTGACCCGCGATGACTACGGCTCGACCTTGGCCAACGCACGCTTTCTCTACAACGGTGACGAAAGCACCACCCTCGGCAGCCTCGGCCTGGATTTCGTCGGCATGCCCGGCAACGCACCCGGCCTCGAACTGGGGGTCGGCACCAAGGCTTACGCCGGCAGCGCCGATCACAGCACCGACTTCATCAACCTCGCCCTCGGCCTGCGCGGCGCCTACGCCCCGCCGCAACTCTGGGGCCTGGGTCTGGCGGGACGGCTCTATTACGCGCCCAAGATCTTTTCCTTTCGCGACTCCGAGCGCCTGCTGGAAAGCGAGGTGCGCCTGACCTACGCCGTGCTGCCCAAGGTCAAGCTCTACGTCGGCTACCAGAACCTGCGCCTCAAGGAAGACCGCCGCAAGGAAAACTGGACCATCGACGACGCCCTGCGCATCGGCTTTGTCGGCAGCTTCTGA
- the nadA gene encoding quinolinate synthase NadA, producing MDESIMNQEEIKDEIRRLARERNALILAHNYQRDEIQEIADVTGDSLALSMEAARTDRDVIVFCGVHFMAESAAILAPDKIVLLPRPDAGCPMADMVTAEELRAMKARHPGAVVVTYVNSSAAVKAESDICCTSSNAINVVRSLDAEEVLLVPDRNLGHYIARHVDKRCHLWEGYCPTHDRLKVAEIKQALAENPDALFMAHPECTPEILELAHHICSTSGMYEFARTNPAKKFIVGTEMGILYRLRKENPDKEFILPSPSLICPNMKLTSLESLLRSLQTLSPEITVPQDVRERAKQALDRMLAVPRD from the coding sequence TTGGACGAATCCATCATGAATCAGGAAGAGATCAAGGACGAAATCCGCCGCCTCGCCCGCGAGCGCAACGCGCTGATTCTGGCGCACAATTACCAACGTGACGAGATCCAGGAAATCGCCGACGTCACCGGCGACTCCCTCGCCCTGTCCATGGAAGCGGCACGCACCGATCGCGACGTCATCGTCTTTTGCGGCGTGCATTTCATGGCCGAGAGCGCCGCGATCCTCGCCCCGGACAAAATCGTGCTGCTGCCGCGCCCCGATGCCGGCTGCCCCATGGCCGACATGGTCACCGCCGAGGAACTGCGCGCCATGAAGGCCCGCCATCCCGGCGCGGTGGTGGTCACCTACGTGAACTCCAGCGCCGCGGTCAAGGCCGAGAGCGACATCTGTTGCACCAGTTCCAACGCCATCAACGTGGTGCGCTCCCTCGACGCCGAGGAGGTGCTGTTGGTGCCCGACCGCAATCTCGGCCACTACATCGCCCGCCACGTGGACAAGCGCTGTCATTTGTGGGAGGGCTACTGCCCGACCCACGACCGCCTCAAGGTCGCCGAAATCAAGCAGGCCCTCGCCGAGAATCCCGATGCCCTGTTCATGGCCCACCCGGAATGCACCCCGGAGATCCTCGAACTGGCCCATCATATCTGCTCGACCAGCGGCATGTACGAATTCGCGCGCACCAATCCGGCGAAGAAATTCATCGTCGGCACCGAGATGGGTATTCTCTACCGGCTGCGCAAGGAGAATCCCGACAAGGAATTCATCCTTCCCAGCCCGAGCCTGATCTGTCCCAACATGAAGCTGACCTCCCTGGAATCGCTGCTGCGCTCGCTTCAGACCCTGAGCCCGGAAATCACCGTGCCTCAGGATGTTCGGGAACGGGCCAAGCAGGCTCTTGACCGCATGCTCGCCGTGCCGCGAGACTGA